Sequence from the Corallococcus sp. EGB genome:
GGCTCGCGAAGGCGACCGTGACGGCGGAGGCAGCGGACAAGGTGGGTTCGGCCACACGGGTGGCCGAGGCCCTTGCCACCGCCGCCGCGGCGCTGGCGAAGGCCGCGGGTGCGGTGGATGCCGAAAGGCTGGAGGCGGAGTCGCGACTGAAGGCCGCGGCGTCCGTGAACGACAATGAAGGAGAGGCACCGCGCGGAAGCGGGTCGCCTGGAAAGAGCGAGGAGCAGATGCGGGGTCAGGAGTCGAAGCGACAGGAATCCTCGGGGATGGACACGCCGGTCGTGCCCTCCGAGCCGGTGATGGTGGGAGGCGTGACGGTGGTGGAGGCCTTCCGCGCCTCGTTCACCCGGAGCCTGTCGTTCGTCTACGTCCCCACGACTCCGCTGCGCGGGCAGGGCAGGGGGGGCGATGAGGCTCCGGCTCCCGCCATGGAGGCCGCGGTCAGCGCGGCTGCACCCTCGGTGGAGGCACCGCCACCGGCGGAGGCCGCGCCCGTCGAGCCCCCGGTCGAGCACGCACAGTCCGCCGCCCCGACGCCGCCGGACAGCGTGAAGACCGAGGCCGGAGTCGCGGGTTCCCCTGCGGACTCCGCGGCGGCCCCCGACGGCTCCGCTCCGGTGCCTGAAAGCGCCACCGCGACCCCGGGCATCGCGGCCGTTCCTGCCGCACCGGAGCGCGAGGAGGCGACTCAGGCGCCTGTTGCCTCCGCGGCAACGGAGGTCTCGACGCCCGAGCCCGCGACGGAGGCCCCCGCGGCGGCCGCGACGCAGGCTCCCGAGGCCAGCCCGGAACCCTCGGCCCCCATGGCCGTGGCGACCACCACCCAGGGCGAGTCGGATCCGAACCCCGCCCCGGCCCTGGACGCCAGCACCACCGCCCTGGCCCGGCTCCCCGCCACCGG
This genomic interval carries:
- a CDS encoding helix-turn-helix domain-containing protein, producing MKPFAQQTYYELLEVPPTATDEEIRAAHQRLMELYSPDSIAVYALGDPDQVDALRERMNEAMEMLTDADLRVEYDRSIGLTTERLAKATVTAEAADKVGSATRVAEALATAAAALAKAAGAVDAERLEAESRLKAAASVNDNEGEAPRGSGSPGKSEEQMRGQESKRQESSGMDTPVVPSEPVMVGGVTVVEAFRASFTRSLSFVYVPTTPLRGQGRGGDEAPAPAMEAAVSAAAPSVEAPPPAEAAPVEPPVEHAQSAAPTPPDSVKTEAGVAGSPADSAAAPDGSAPVPESATATPGIAAVPAAPEREEATQAPVASAATEVSTPEPATEAPAAAATQAPEASPEPSAPMAVATTTQGESDPNPAPALDASTTALARLPATGASRDAVRPLTSRPIDGPAPTSPTGPGSVKTPTVRKLGEAQVLAQDSAIATAESALAQVAAKVREARPRGMDIPSDAEFNGELLRRVREARGLTLSQLADRTRISVRHLENVEADRYTALPTTVYLRGILMNLARELGLDPLRVSKSYLALFSEKPAKPGR